The following DNA comes from Flavisolibacter ginsenosidimutans.
ATGGCAAGTTTATCAAACACCTTGAAAAGTTTGCGCACCTTGACGATACGGATGTGATGTGTACCATCAAAAATTGGTGCGGCCATTTTGATACAGTCCTGTCTCGCCTAAGCAAAGGCCTGGTTGAACGAAAACTGCTCAAAATCAAATTTGCTTCAACTCCATTTGATGAACTGGTGATAGAGGCTTTGCGCAAAGATGTGGCGGGGAAACTAAACATCAGCGAAGCGGAAGCTTCTTATTTTGTGTTTACGGGCGAAGCGGTGAATACTACTTATAATCCAGCTGATGAACACATCAACATTTTATACAAGGATGGAACGGTGGCCAACATATCGGAAGTAGACAATGCGCTGATTCACCAACGCCTCTCTACGCCGGTGAAGAAATATTACCTTTGCTACCTTAAATAAAAGGCAAACGACGAACGAAAAATTGTGGAGACTTTCAGGGTGCAGTGGCCAGGGCTTTTGCGTCTGGGCTTTGTGTCATAAAAGTCAAAATAGTCATAATAAGTCAGGCCGCTTGTTCGTTTGACTTTTTTTATTCGCACATTTGTTTAATGGCCCTGTGTTTACAGGAAATTTTTATCTGATAGCTTATGCAATTTACGGCCGCCCAGATCTCGGTATTGTTGAACGGTAAAATTGAGGGGAATGCTGACGCGATGGTTTCTTCCTTTGGCAAAATTGAAGAGGCGCAGCTGGGGCAACTAACTTTTTTTGCCAATCCTAAATACGAAGATTACCTCTACACCACCAACGCTTCCATTGCCATTGTAAACGAGGGCTACGAACTGCGGCAGCCTGTAAAGCCCACCCTTATCCGGGTGCAAGATGCTTATTCGGCCTTTGCTCAATTATTGGGCAAATACCAGGAAATGGCAACACAGCAACTAAAAGGCATACAACAGCCTTGTTTTATTTCTTCTTCTGCCAAATTAGCCGACGATGTTTATATCGGTGCTTTTTGTTATATTGGTGATAACGTAAAAATAGAAAGCGGCACCAAAATATTTCCCAACTCGTTTATCGGCGATAACGTGAGCATTGGCCGGGACTGCATCATTCATCCCGGCGTAAAAATTTATCACGATTGTGAGTTGAACAATCAGGTGATCATTCATGCCGGAACGGTAATTGGTTCGGATGGCTTTGGCTTTGCTCCTCAAGCCGATGGTTCGTTTAAAAAAGTGCCGCAAATCGGAAACGTGGTGATCGAAGACCATGTAGAGATTGGCGCCAACACCACCATTGACCGCGCCACCATGGGTTCTACCTGCATTAAAGCCGGTGCTAAATTGGACAACCTTATACAAATTGCCCACAATGTAGAAGTCGGCAACAGTACCGTTATTGCCGCTCAGGCCGGTGTAAGCGGCTCTACAAAAATTGGCAACAATGTGATGATTGGTGGACAAGCCGGGTTGGTAGGCCACATTCAAATTGCCGATGGCGCTAAAATTAACGCACAAAGCGGCGTGAGTAAGTCTATTAAAGATCCGTATGGAGCGGTAACGGGTTCACCGGCCGGCGATTATACGAGTGCTTTACGCAGCCAGGCTGTTTTCCGCAACCTTCCGCAACTGGAAAAAAGAATTCAGGAGTTGGAAAGCATCGTGAAGCAACTAATGGCAGAGCGTTTAGAGCAAGTGACAAGCAGCAAGTAACTCACCTCGTCAATTTTCTTCTCCTGCATAAAAAAATGTCTCTGAATTCAGAGACATTTTTTTATGCAATCCGTTCGGTCCAAAAGGTTCTTGCTTAATAATCGCCCAATGTCTCCGGCAATTGTGCCAGGGCTTTTGCCAGTTGTTCATCGTTTGGCGCCACGCCGTGCCAGTTGTGGTCGTTTTCCATGAAGTCTACGCCTTTCCCCATAATGGTGTGCATGATAATGGCAATGGGTTTTCCCTTCCCCACCAAGGATTTCGCTTCTTCCAGCATGTGCACCACTTCTTCCATGTCATTGCCGTTCATCTCCATTGTATGCCACCCAAAGGCATCAAACTTCTGACGGATGTCTCCAAGGTTATTCACTTTGTACGTTGGGCCATCAATTTGTTGTCCGTTCCAGTCAATGGTCGAAATCAGGTTGTCCACGTTGTGATTGGGCGCAAACATGATGGCCTCCCAATTTTGTCCTTCCTGCAATTCTCCATCGCCGTGCAGCGTATAAACAACGCTTTGGTCATTGTTTAATTTTTTGGCAAGGGCTACACCGATTGCCGCACTCATTCCTTGCCCGAGTGAACCGGTGGCTATACGTACGCCGGGCAGTCCTTCGTGTGTAGTGGGATGGCCTTGCAAACGTGAATTGATTTTGCGAAAGGTTCCTAACTCGGACTTATCAAAATAACCGCTGCGGGCAAGCACGGAATAAAAAACGGGAGAGATGTGGCCGTTAGAGAGAATGAACACGTCTTGGTTTTTAGCATCCATATCAAATGGCTGCGGTGTGTGATGCATCACTTTAAAATAAAGCGCTGTGAGTAAATCCGCGCAACCCA
Coding sequences within:
- the lpxD gene encoding UDP-3-O-(3-hydroxymyristoyl)glucosamine N-acyltransferase; amino-acid sequence: MQFTAAQISVLLNGKIEGNADAMVSSFGKIEEAQLGQLTFFANPKYEDYLYTTNASIAIVNEGYELRQPVKPTLIRVQDAYSAFAQLLGKYQEMATQQLKGIQQPCFISSSAKLADDVYIGAFCYIGDNVKIESGTKIFPNSFIGDNVSIGRDCIIHPGVKIYHDCELNNQVIIHAGTVIGSDGFGFAPQADGSFKKVPQIGNVVIEDHVEIGANTTIDRATMGSTCIKAGAKLDNLIQIAHNVEVGNSTVIAAQAGVSGSTKIGNNVMIGGQAGLVGHIQIADGAKINAQSGVSKSIKDPYGAVTGSPAGDYTSALRSQAVFRNLPQLEKRIQELESIVKQLMAERLEQVTSSK
- a CDS encoding transketolase, whose protein sequence is MPSLTEIASQVRRDIVRMVHGAASGHPGGSLGCADLLTALYFKVMHHTPQPFDMDAKNQDVFILSNGHISPVFYSVLARSGYFDKSELGTFRKINSRLQGHPTTHEGLPGVRIATGSLGQGMSAAIGVALAKKLNNDQSVVYTLHGDGELQEGQNWEAIMFAPNHNVDNLISTIDWNGQQIDGPTYKVNNLGDIRQKFDAFGWHTMEMNGNDMEEVVHMLEEAKSLVGKGKPIAIIMHTIMGKGVDFMENDHNWHGVAPNDEQLAKALAQLPETLGDY